The Candidatus Peregrinibacteria bacterium genome includes the window CAGAAAAAGAGAATATCGTGACCTGTTTCCAGAATTGAAGCGGGGAAAAACTCTTGAAAATCTGGATGTGTTTCATCTGGCCATCCAACAGTAGAAAATGGCCAAAGTGCAGCAGAAAACCAGGTGTCGAGGGTATCCTGATCACGCATGAGATTTTTCTCTTTGGGGGAAATAAGAAGTGTTGTTTCCCAGATATCAAGATTGCCGATTCTTGGTGCCCTTCTTTGAATGTATTCCGAAAAATACTCAGGGAGAACGCCGTCACGAACGGCAAAAATCAGAGCAGTAAATACTCCATGTCCAATAAAGAGAATTTCTCCATCATTTGGCGTCAGATTTTCCACTTTTTCCCAGAATTTTTTTGCTCTGGATTCGAGTTCTTTGAGGCTCTCCCCTTCGCCACTTTGCTCCATCCGTTCTAGGAGGGAAACTCCGGCCTCTCTTACTGTTCCAGAAAGGTTTCCGGCACGTACTTCACGGAGTTCTTCCCATACCTCAACAGGAATATTGAGCGTTTTCCCAAGAATTTCTGCTGTGCTTTTCGAACGAAGCAGTGGAGATGCAATAATTTTTTTGATATTTCGAGAAATTTTGAATTTTTTCGCAAAAATTTCTGCTTCTTTTTTTCCTTTTTCGGTAAGAGGTGCATCGTGCTCAGCAGCGAGAAGGTTTTTTGCATTATATTCGGACTCTCCATGCCTCACAAAAAGAAGTTTTTGCTTCTCAGCAAGATGTATTTTCCCATTCGGATCATACCAAGCAGGGATTTGATGCCCCCACCAAATTTGGCGGGAAATACACCAATCCCTCAAATTATCGATCCAATGAAAATAAATTTTCTCAAAACGTTTTGGGATTAGTGTCACATACCCTTTCCGGACAGCGTCAGCAGTAAGTTTTTTCAGCGTTGTTTTCTTTTTGAACGCCGGATGGAGAAATTCTTTTTGAACATCGACAAACCACTGTTTTGAAATCATCGGCTCTACAACGGTTCCTGTACGGTAACACAGTGGAACGCGATGCATATATTTTTCTTCTTTTACAATGAGCCCTTTTTTTCTCATGATTTCTACTGACTTTTTCCTGGCTTCCGCCACCGTCATCTGAGCACATGGTCCTGCGATTTTTGTCATTCTCCCATCGAAACCAATTTTTTGCAGATACAGAAGATGATGCCGTTTTGCTATTTCAAAATCATTCGAATCATGGGCAGGAGAAATGGTCATGGCTCCTGTTCCAAATTTCGGATCGATGTGATTGTCGGCAAGAACATAAAATTTTCGTTTTCCCGCATATGTCTCATATTCAAATTCTTTCCCAATAAGTTTTTTATACCGCTTGTCCTTTGGATTTACCACTACTGGAGAATCCGCACATTTTGTTTCCGGACGAACGGTCCCAATGACGAATTCACCACATCGAATATGATAGAAAGTTTCCTCTCGCTCTTCCCACACCAGTTCATCGTCAGAAAGCACACTCTGTGCTCCTACTGACCAGTTAATCATCCGATGTCCTTGATAGATGAGACCTGCCTTAAAGAGATCGGTAAAAATCGTATTCACTGCGTTTGAAAGACCAAGATCCATAGTGAAACGTTCTCTGCTAAAGTCGCAAGAAGCTCCCATTTTTTGGACTTGATTCGTAATGATGTCATGAGAGGCGTTGCTCCATTTCCAGCATTCCTTCAGAAAATCTTTTCGCGAAATCTCTTTATCACGATTCTGAATTCCGAGATTTTTGAGCACTACTGTCTCAGTAGCAATTGCCGCGTGATCCGTTCCAGGAAGCCATAAAACTGCATCTCCTTTCATGCGATGATATCGACATATGATGTCTTCCACTACGAGCATTTCGGCATGCCCCAGATGGAGCGTTCCTGTAACATTTGGAGGAGGAAGAGGGATTACAAAAGGTTTCCCCGTTCGTGAAGCTTTAAGAAGTGGCGCAATAAACACGCCGGCATCATTCCATTTCTTATGGATCGTCTCTTCGTGCTTTTTGGGTTCGTAGG containing:
- a CDS encoding class I tRNA ligase family protein produces the protein MDKAYEPKKHEETIHKKWNDAGVFIAPLLKASRTGKPFVIPLPPPNVTGTLHLGHAEMLVVEDIICRYHRMKGDAVLWLPGTDHAAIATETVVLKNLGIQNRDKEISRKDFLKECWKWSNASHDIITNQVQKMGASCDFSRERFTMDLGLSNAVNTIFTDLFKAGLIYQGHRMINWSVGAQSVLSDDELVWEEREETFYHIRCGEFVIGTVRPETKCADSPVVVNPKDKRYKKLIGKEFEYETYAGKRKFYVLADNHIDPKFGTGAMTISPAHDSNDFEIAKRHHLLYLQKIGFDGRMTKIAGPCAQMTVAEARKKSVEIMRKKGLIVKEEKYMHRVPLCYRTGTVVEPMISKQWFVDVQKEFLHPAFKKKTTLKKLTADAVRKGYVTLIPKRFEKIYFHWIDNLRDWCISRQIWWGHQIPAWYDPNGKIHLAEKQKLLFVRHGESEYNAKNLLAAEHDAPLTEKGKKEAEIFAKKFKISRNIKKIIASPLLRSKSTAEILGKTLNIPVEVWEELREVRAGNLSGTVREAGVSLLERMEQSGEGESLKELESRAKKFWEKVENLTPNDGEILFIGHGVFTALIFAVRDGVLPEYFSEYIQRRAPRIGNLDIWETTLLISPKEKNLMRDQDTLDTWFSAALWPFSTVGWPDETHPDFQEFFPASILETGHDILFFWVARMIMFSLFATGKAPFHTVYLHGLVCDEKGQKMSKSKGNGIDPLLMIEKFGTDALRMSMIVGTTAGNPINLGEKKVEAYRNFANKLWNVARFILMKEEEGKGKQKKGNAPKPKTLLEKWILSRVHRLISEVTDGLNRHRYGEVGNALYQFSWTELADWALESAKVGVSENTLFVLREVLSILVKLLHPYTPFVTEKIWEEMGNTDLLVISEWPKAQRKYINLQAEKNFLVLQNIVTKIRSLRNEKGIDPAQKISVHFSGKNKKILEENEHLLKFLARIQNVSYAKPTSRKGISGFMAGTKIFISFEGAISHEHEENRLRKEIQEVEAKLAILTLRLGNKKYVENAPKHLVEETRTEYEQCTAKIEVLRAEIKR